The genome window TGTTGGCAGGCTCACCATTTTCTTGATGATTTCCCTCAAGGTGCCTCCCTTTATGTACTCTGCGATGAAGTTGAGCCTCTTGTCCTTGTAGAGGACTCCAATGAACTTGAGCACGTTGGGATGATCGAGGCAACGCATGACCTTCACCTGATGAAACAATGTCAGACACACTTGTGAATGCTGCTCTACGATCCTACTACAGTCTCTATTTCTGTTAAAGCTTTACTTAGTATCATCTCCACTGTTTGAGTTATGCTTGCTACTTAGCAACCATATCCATACCACTGCTAAAGCTAACTCTAAGTGTAACCATTCCCTTAACTGTAAAAATCTAACTGACAGTGTGAGTACAAAACTTATTAGCTGTGggtaaaataaaacttaaaggactagttcgacattttgggaaatacaaatGCTTTCTTGccattagatgagaagatcgataccactacATACACgacatacaaacaaatacaaggctacagccagcagacagttagataagcttggcataaagactggaaacagggggaaacagctagcctggctctgtccaacgtAACACaatccacctgccagcacctGTAAGactcactaattaatatgttatatcttgtttgttgaatctctacaaaaaccaaagtgtaaaaacaacaagttgtgttttacaggggatttatgtgctggactatttctagGCTGGGagcagtctttgtgctaagctaagctaaccggctgctggctatagcttcatatttattgtacaaaaatgagagtggtatcaatcttctcatctagctaAGGAAGTGAATacgcttatttcccaaaatgtcgaactattcttttaacttATAGTTTAATGATATGTTCAGTATGTATCAGCAGTTCTGATGAAGCATACTGGAAACGTAAGTGTTTTGTAAGTTTTGTTTTCCTAAGGGGCCGGAGCAAAGCTACCCAGCAAGTGTGGTGTAAGAAGTTACAGGTAGTGTTCACAGCACTTCTACAGTATGAcacctcataaaacatttcccTCCCTGAGGGTTGGgctgtgaaggaggaggaggaggagggaggtcactattacacacacataaacctgAAATATACCCTTCAAGTTTCATGATGTCTTTGTCTTGAAATGTTTGGTGCAACTCATTTCTAACCCTCACCCGAGAGGCTGCGGAGCATCAAACAAGATCACAAGAGACTCAGTAATGTGAGGCTTGGGCCACCTACAAACAAATAGCCAGTGGGAGTAATAATCATGCTTCATTGTGGTCGGGGGTTTGTTTTATAGCCGCTCTTTCTACTCTGTCTACGCGACACCAATTACAAACCAAAGACTCAGTATTATCATAACCTAATAATAAACACcccacacaaacatacactgaaCCACATGGGAACATTTTTCCTGAACTTCAAACATCCCAATTAAAAGGCTGTTAACTGGATGAGTGAGTCTACAATACTGAACATCAAACAGGAACATCAGGAGTAATTCAGTTCGAGGGTAACAATAACTCAGAAAGTCTTACAGAAGTCTAAAcgtctgtgtatgtatgagtcGTTCTCTGTTATCTTTTCAAAGGACAGGAAAGAGATGAAGCTTTGTGTGGGAGGTAAATAAGTTCTGCTCATCCATCATTTTTGGGAGAAAGAAATGTGTTAACGTTCCCTTTCGTCCTATATAGAGGtaattttatgtgttttactttcatttattCAGGTGAGAGAACTCTTCCTTTTTATTCAGTTACGCCCTACATTCACACAGAGGAgctgctaattttaactacaatATTCAGCATCTGTTCttgcacaaaaacatttttcttttacttcctCGGCACAGATTTTCCCAGCTGATCCAGAAATTCAAACCTGCAACTTTCCAAACCTGGAACTAACTTGCTTCATTAACTTTAGGTTTCAGGTTACTCTCATTTTAACACTCGGACTATCATCGAATCACCAACAGTTATTGATTTCAGATTTCTATTTAGAACAAATATACAGTTGTTTCAGCCTCTGAAATAATCTGAACTGAGTAAATGTTACACTCCTTAATTATGTAGCATCCGGGATCGTCCATCTCCACTCACCTCCTTCAGGAATGTTCTCTGTGTCTCGTCATCAAAGCGAATCAGCTCTTTCATCACCATCACCTCCCCTGTCTCCTTGTGGGTCACCTATGACGTAACAAATCCAGTTGAGCAACAAGCTGGGAGACTTCATTCTGATGCAACGTTAAACCATAAAGTGTGTGAGATTTTCATTCCACCTTCTGTATGTCAGCatggaaaacatacattttaaaaactccaGGATGTGTTAGAGCCACAAACATTAAACCTCCTGCCTCTCCAAACTTCTCTTACTTATCTCAGTGCTGCCATCTTCTGGACAATGTAAGTACAACTACATTTGTTCTCTAAAGTGTTGATGCATGCTGCACATGTACTTTACATACAGGCTGGTGTAAAAATACGCTAGCTGGCTCTGCCCACCTTGATGGCCTGTCCAAAGCAGCCCTTCCCCAGCACCTCTCCATGTATGAGGTCAGATGGGCGGAAGATGCGGTGTGTCTGGTTGGACACGACACGGAGCGACTCTGATCGATTGATGTCCTTCCTCTGGGAGTTGGGGGACGCTGCATTGCTGGAGCCTGGTGACTTATCAATGCTGTAGCTCCGCCTGGGATGGTGAGAGCAGGGAGAagaacagaaagaggagaaagaaagggaaaaagagagatgaagagaataCAGCAATGGAAGGGATGAAGAAGAGGGGATTGCTGATGCAATAAGAAATATTCTATATCTACTGTAGATTAATCTTTATTAAGAGAGGATACAGTATAATCTAAAAGAAGGGCCGAAAGAATCTTACAAAGACTTACAACTGAACCTAAAGGAATACAATTCATTTTTGGCAATTAAAATACTTAATCTGGGCATTTGtgagaaatgaaaacaacttcTTTTCACAGCGGTGAATCCACCACGATTTGGCGATGAGGAGGCTAAAATGACTTCTGCTTTTCATGAAATATCAACAGTGCGTTAAGGTGTTAAAGATACGATACAACATTATTGTTAGTTTACAATGAAATTCATTTTGCATCCTTGGGCAGTTCCGTTCAAGAAATTTACACATAGATTGAAAATATAGTTACACATATGACACGTTTTATACACgtacaaaacacatcaaacaatGATGACAATTATACATATCACATTATGTCCCCTGGATTCAGATCTCAGTTAGCAGCACACTGATTTTGGTTTAGCAACAGGATAACctgatgaataaaataattcttCAGTCTGTTGTGTTTAAATGGAgagactcacaaacacacaaattttGATTTGGATAACACATACTAATAAAGTTTAATAGTTAAAGTAATTATAGAGTGCACAGAAGGGAAACTGCTGCCATTCCTGATGACACAATGGTAGGTTGAGCAAAAAACTATCACCACACTGTCATATTCATTGAAACCTCTtgcacatacatactgtacatagtaGTGGCAGAATATAACAATTAAGGTGTTGCATACAGTAAAAGTTGTAAACTTTTCATCTGTGCCCGCAATCTATAGTTCCATCATAGCTAAATAAAATATCCCCGTACAAAATCTGCAAAAAGCAGGACTAAATCTGTAAGTTTCTTACGTGATGATGCGGGATCTCAGGCTGCTGATGTTGGGGTTGGGGGGCTGGGTGATGGGCAGGATGGGGCTGGGGCCCTCTGACAGAGGGGTGGACAGGGGGCCGTCCACTTGCTCTTCGGCCTCGGAGGAGCCTGCCTCCTGCCCTTGACTGTGAGGGTCGTGTTCGATGGTGAGCTGTAGCAGCCGGCTCGTCTCCTGGATCAGCAGGTCGATCTGGAGTGGAAGAGGGAGTTCAGATGTGTTGGTCGGACAGCAGAGATGTTATTGCTAAAAGAAATGCTCTAATGGATGAAGTCTGTTGAAGTGCTTTGCAGTGCTGCAATGAGTAAAGAATGTGAATCAACCTTCACATCCTACGACCTAAAAGTTAAAGGTTACTAGGAGGGATGAATATCTGATCTCCCTTTAACAAATAGTAAATATTAAGCATTTAGCAGTTTACATGACAACTAAGGCATAAATCATTGTTAATTATATAGACTAAACAGGCCACAGAGAATAAAACGAATAAAAGTCCAACTAATTGTTCTTCTACTGCTTCTAGTCTCCATTATCTTGTCCAacttaaatgtcaaaaagttTAACAAAAGGTTAATATGGTCTGTTCTTGTTCACCAGGTTCTACAAACTGCTGGTGGGCAGTATTGGTAATAACAATTAAGCAAcatataaagtattttttagGATGAGCTCCAAAATAACTGTTGGCACGTTTCCCTCCTCAACCACGGACAATTCAAAACATCAAGATTtccttttgcatatttacagtgaagtaaaatatttcagtaacaATGTGTCAGGGACAGTGTGGTGAATACCTCATCCAGAGGGACATTGTGAATGGGCGTCCCGTTGATCTCAAGGATCCTATCTCCAACATGAATGGAGTTTTTCACATCTGGACTGATGCAGTCTGCGTCCACCCTGAATAAAGAAGAACaataagcagaaaaaaaatcataaagaaCTCTTCAAACACCTTTATGCACGCACTGAAAGATTTTCGTTTGGACACTGACCTGAGATCTGATAAAGTCTCAGCTCATTTGAATAACAGTGTCTTAGATTTCTGCTCATTTCCTTTTCCTTCCGCtctattatacattttaaattaatctcATCTATCACGCTGTCCTCCATTTTTAATCTACCCTTCTTCATCCTTTGTCCTCCACTATACTGACCTCTCTTTCCTAGTGTTAGTGTAGTCTCTCCTCTTTACACAGTAACATCTCAACCAcaaaatatgcaaacacacacacacaaacatggacagATAGACTCACTGGGAGACTCTGACAGTGTGTCCATGTTCAGGGCTGTAGCCATTGGTCGGGCTGAGCGGTTGGTCGATGGCAACAGAGAAACCTCGGCCTCTGCGCCCGTTGTTGCCCTCTGCTGAGCCTGGGATGGACACGAGTGTGACGGTGTGAGGGATTCGTGAGCATGGCGAGTCCGGCAGTGACACCGGAGTGACAATGGTCTGGTAGTAACAGTGGCCACTGGagccagagaggaagaggaggaaaggatgtggggaaggaggagggaaatAAAGGTCATTGAGGTTTCTGGCTTTACACCCGTTCATGCAAGTTCAGTTCGGTTTTTACAGCATCACATGTTGTTGTCGAGATCTTGCTTTAGGGGGAAACACTGTGCTGTCATTGTTCAGATTTGAGGGTCAGCGTGACCTCTGATAAGTCAAAATCAGTTTCAAGTTTGGCTTATAAACAGGACTATTCTTCCCCAAAACATGATGAATGATGGGAATGTAAGCAGGACTATGACAGGCTATGAAATTATACAAAACTAACACACAAGGGCTGAAACTTAATTTGAATGACCTTCTTTACACACTTCACACTTTCTCATTTATGCTTCACCTGTATCAGACGAGCAATTTAATAGCAGATTTTCTTGCCTGCTGTCATCTGAATCAACCCGATTTAGTAAATCTCTCGATAAATGTGATGATCTGAGACAATCACATCATGGAGTCATCATCCACTTCTACTCagagaagaggacaaaggcagttctgtctgtatgtatctCTGTGTAGTGCAGCTTCATAATGTTCCTGATTTGAATTTGCAGGTTTGCAGCCATCAAAACGAAGACTGTTATAGCTGTTAATATGTTAATACAAATGATCTTCTCTGAATCTACTGTTCTATCACAGTACATCTCTGTCACCAGCCTAAAACAACTGTACTTTGAGTAGCTTCTTGTGTTTATCTGGCTGCAAAATTCAATGtacaaaatgccaaaacaatccacaaattgttaaaaaaatatgctCAAGCATCTGTGGTAAAACTGAATTTCCAAAATGCATTGAGTTAGTTGTCACCACAGTTGGTGTCCTTTGAAGCCCAAAATAAGGCGCATGAATTTAAGATTTTGACATTCACTGCAGCTTTGGATTCTTGTacgtttttttttgtgtggcttTGGTTGCACTTTAAAGGGATTTCAAGTGGATTAGTTTTCTGCAGAAGAGGGAAAATTAActataaaaaaacaattgtttGGTAAATTAGGGGGGGAATAGAGCTACCATACCACAAACTGCATAAGCTTTGAATTTCCAGGGTTAAAACATTAGGCCAATTAAAGATAGACAGAAAGTTTTGATAGACTTTGATATTCGGGTGTTTGCATTTCTTATAATATTGTGCTTGAGGCTCACCAGTAGAGTTTGGATCTCTCCACCAGAGCGTATGTGTCTCCGTCACCGATGAACGCCCTGCAGTTCAGACAAGTGAAGCATTCTGGGTGATATTTCTGTTCCCCTGCGACCTgttaagagaaaaaacaaagaaacagttaaaagaaaatgtgatgttCTAGGATGTCAAAGGGATTGTTATCTGATCTCTCGTTAAAACACTCCAGGGCAGGAATTCACAACCATGTTTTTGATGTGAGCGAAGCAACAGGCAACATGAGGCTTTAATAACTGGCCGGAGAAGTAGGGCGAGGTCTGGTCACTGAGGGTAATACTGAGAGCTGGGAGATTGAATTTGCTGCTGCCAGATCCCCCCTACAGAGCGTAGGGCAGTTTTGCAAACAAGAGAGGGaattgagttatggccaaaaaacAGAGCAGGCAATGAGCAGATTAATCACACTGGCAGATCTGAGGATGATGCTGCCGCTGGAGGTTTTCAGCTCTGGGTGTTCTTCAGACCAACGGGAGAAAACCAAACACTGTTAAAATTATCagataaatcataaaaaaatgaaaagatcaaCTGTGTATCTTCTCCATCGAGTAACAACCTTCACACTTTTACCGTTGCTCATTAAATCTGTTTGTGCTTGCTTGTTGTGACTCTGATCGACTGAGAAAGTGGCCCACACCTCCACATATCAATATCGACCCCTTTTAACTCCTTCAGGTAATTTTGCGCCCAATGATGCAAATGACCCACCCACTAACATATCTAAAGCCTTCTATGATTAAACATGAGCTACGATGTCAAGCACTAAAGGTCGACTCCACCTGCGCTCCCCAGAGGCTGCGCTTGTGGTTTCATTTTGTGCTTTGAGTGGCAGAAAAGTTTGGAGGGAGTGGGCCCCCTGACAGCACTTCTCAACTGCAACAATCTGCAATGCTAATTCAGTTTACCAAGAGTGACGAGGGCCATTACATAGAGGAGTGCTGAACAAAGAACAATCAATTAAATGTAAAGGTAAAACAGAGACATTTAGTTTTGTGTAGAAAACAGATATTTGCATAATATTTCTctaaaaagacacatttagaAGATTTACATAATTCAGAGAAAATGTCTGGATCATAAAAGTTTTACTActaatatttatttgtaaaacagGCTTTCATATATCAAACCACCATCACCGAAGAGCAAAAAAACGAGTGCATGGATGCAGCCACAATTCTGAGATTCAGCCTTAAAAGTAACTAGAAAATTTAAGCAGAACTACCAATAGCCCAAAGAGAGGAATGCTACTTCTAAATGGGCcacaaaactgaaacaaaacagggaaaatgaaacaaaaaggaagCAAATGTGAAGATCAAAGAATCAATAAAATCATTGCGTAGGGCCATATGTCTACTGCCCCACCCTCCTAGGAGAACAGCAGTGAAACCACGACcgcacacaaacagataaacacatgCTGAGGGCCCTCAGGCTGCAGGGAGGAAGACACTGTACAAGCAGATATTAATTATCTGCTTTTTAAGTAATTAATCTGAGCAGCTCCTTCCAGCTAAATACCAAGAAAACATGCCACCACTTGGCTTTGATGCAAGGAGTAAGATAAAATCCCGACTTTACCGTATTTTCTGATGGTTTTCTATCCtctattttcctgtttttggaGTGAGAATAATAAAGATGCAACAAATAAAAGATTGAGGATTTTCCTCCTTTTCGCTGTACACGTTGTTTAATGGTCACGCTGACAACACAACATcatggcagagagacagagagagcgagaggagaaaacagagacGTAATGGCTTTGTAATGGACAAGGTAACAAGGCAGCCGTAGGgcttatttctttatttgtccTCCACGCAGCCTCATAAAACAAGAGACAATTACTGTCTGACATTGGCAGTGAGTGTAAACACAACgcatcagaaaaacaaaagtatgAGAAGACAGAATCTAAGGACTTCAACCAAGTAAGATTACAGTGGGATGGAAAGATAATTTTTCAAGTTAAATACAACAATTTTATCATGATTTCTAGCATCAGATTTGTTTGTGGATAGCGATAGTGAATTTactttcttttgtgtgtgtgtgtcacttagGTGCAGCCCTACAAATGggaaagacaggaagagaggacaGCTGGATGGAGATGAAAAGGGTGTGTGGCTCTACACAACCGGACACTGCTGCTGCCATTTGCTTGCCATGCAGGCatgacggacacacacacacccacaccctcTGTAAAACCACAGGCGACAGCTGCTGCCCTCATATTAAGAACATGCTTCCTCTCGAAAGGGTAGATATAAAGACAGATAGGGAGAAATAAATCGTCAGTCTATGTGATATCAAACCACGTGACGGATTTCAAGACAGATTCAAGAAACATCACATGTATTAACACACCAATGGTTCCATTTTTTTATCCTCACTCAACACAgaagctgtgtgtatgtgtgtcttcaAGCCTCAGAGAgtgtatttcattatttgtgTATTAGCTCATCATGCTCGTGAGAGTGTGACTAACTGGTCATGTAGCCTTGTGGCCTCTTCTAGTGCCAACAAACCAAACTGTATGCACATGTCTCCCTCGGGGAAGGGTGAGCAGGAAATGTAGCTCAAGagacactttgtttttgtagctTATGTAGCTCAagtttatacttttttttaaccttaagTTTACAAAGAGACATCTTATTAGTATTTCCCAACCTTTTcttgcttgtgaccccttaataCAAAGTCTACTATTCCACTATTTGTATGTTTATGATTTGCAAACAGTTCAATCAAAGAGTGATTTCCCCCTTCGGATATTTAATCTTTTTGAGGCCTGGATTTggttgcaccagctatttgTAAATCCATTTCTAAGTTTATGTGTCAAATGAGTGATTTATTAAAtacagctgtaacattaaaacttatttataatattatataaatgtcTTAGCTAGTAAAGACTAGTGATGTGTTAATCAGTcactaggaaacatctgtagcacTGTTCAATCAAAAACAATCAACTACGTAAACAGAAAGTCACTGTAGCATTGTAACATATCTGCTAAAAATTAGTTTTAGGGACCAAACAATAATAAACTTAACTGCCAATCCTTTGTAAATGCAGGTATTACTTTGaattgtatttacagtatgcatacatgtgtttttcagagttagtattcatgcagtttagaatgagtgggaaatattgtattatgctaacctagctaacattattTGGTAATTTAGTGTAATGTTATTGGCATggtgttttgtaatttgtggTATGTTgggttatttttgtgaaatgtaattcaAATTCCTCTCAGTTTACATCATTAATCAAGGGTCAGGGCAGACATGTCAGTATTTCATATTACCTCTTTTGCTCTTCCCTCTAAACGGGtcatattagcaagctaacgttagttttgtCAGTTAGCTAGTCAGGTTAGCTACGCAGTAGTTACACCTGGCAGGTACTGGGTGTTGATATTAAGCAACAACGTAAGAACTGGTTTTTGTGGTGCaactcattttcatttagtGTTGAGTAAATCTCCACTTATGTCATAACTAGGCTACGTTTCAACTTAAGAAGAGCTGGTACAACCAGCTCTTGAAGAGATAAGTCTATACATTATTTTACAAGAGTTAAAGCTTAGAGAAaagtctaaaaaataaatattattttagtagcagacttttgctttttttactCCAGTAATCATATTGTGACCCCTTAGAGGTTCCTGACAGCGGTCACTCCTCAAGCACTGGTGGAGTATGAAGTATCAATCGACTTGCTCTGACCAATTGCCTCTGACACATTTATGCTAAATAATGCCTTGCTCTATGCAAACATGCTCAAGCCGACAAGGACCGACTTGAGCCATCGGTGTTGGACGCACAAAAAGACCTACAGGCTGTTGGCTTGGCGTGTCAGGGCCTTTTAagcattatttgtttttaatgatttacatGTGTGACCTTAAGTTGACAGTGGAATGTGAACAAACCCTTTTAAGCCATTTGGAGGAATTTATGGCGGTCTAATGCTCTCAGCGACACTAAACAGCTAAGAAGCATGTTGGCAGTAAGTCAGGGAACTCCTTCAGGCCATCAGTCACCCATGTTGACTTTTCCTGAGCTGAGGTCTGGGTAATCACTTATCTGGACAATATAATTAGTTTGCACCTAATGATTAGATCTGAGTTGAAAACTATTACATGACATTCACTCGTAGGCTACCAGATGACTCAAAAGGAAAACTGAAGATTTGAATAATAACACAGaagtaaataatttaaataaaaatctattttcctTAAAAAGTTGATACATCATCTCACAacctctctttttatttgtcatgtttcaaaGTGAATCATTTAGTTCCtatttttgaacatttcagATTTTCCCCACAACATTTTCCACACATCATTTCACATTTACGAAAGAAATgacttgaaaatgaaagtgagGTGATGTGAGGTCAGATCTGTTGAGTCTGAGTGATCTTTCATAAAATCATGACATGTAGAAGCTGAACACTTTCCCCAGACTGAAGTAGATTAGTAGTAGATGAGTATTTGTGTATACTGATGTATCCAATACATCAATGTCCAGGCATTTTAAACACACAATCTCATTATCGTAAAggtaaaatggaaaatggaaactGAGGAAAATAGGAAATGTTGAACGGAGGAAATTAAACATTCAAGATATGaagttttttaatatttttacaacCCATTTAACTtctataatatttaaattattcaccttatttgtttatgtatgcAGTTATACATTTGACTCATCAGATACCCTGT of Siniperca chuatsi isolate FFG_IHB_CAS linkage group LG7, ASM2008510v1, whole genome shotgun sequence contains these proteins:
- the limk1a gene encoding LIM domain kinase 1a isoform X3; amino-acid sequence: MVGDLFFWSFCCLKLWKRDKKVAGEQKYHPECFTCLNCRAFIGDGDTYALVERSKLYCGHCYYQTIVTPVSLPDSPCSRIPHTVTLVSIPGSAEGNNGRRGRGFSVAIDQPLSPTNGYSPEHGHTVRVSQVDADCISPDVKNSIHVGDRILEINGTPIHNVPLDEIDLLIQETSRLLQLTIEHDPHSQGQEAGSSEAEEQVDGPLSTPLSEGPSPILPITQPPNPNISSLRSRIITRSYSIDKSPGSSNAASPNSQRKDINRSESLRVVSNQTHRIFRPSDLIHGEVLGKGCFGQAIKVTHKETGEVMVMKELIRFDDETQRTFLKEVKVMRCLDHPNVLKFIGVLYKDKRLNFIAEYIKGGTLREIIKKMDSNYPWNQRVSFAKDIAAGMTYLHSMNIIHRDLNSHNCLVRENNTVVVADFGLSRLMVDDKHEEKLSQGKLPGLKRPDRRKRYTVVGNPYWMAPEMIHGKSYDERVDIFSFGIMLCEIIGRVNADPDYLPRAMDFGLNVSGFLEHYCPPNCPPAFFPMAAVCCDLDADKRPAFSKLDEWLENLKMHLDIGLPLVSEVDQLHKAFWENHSSTRPENGLHTHPEQPE
- the limk1a gene encoding LIM domain kinase 1a isoform X1, with translation MRLMLLCCTWKDERMGEEEAGGSLPVCAGCKQRIYDEQYLQALSSDWHTVCFRCCECSSSLSHWYYEKDGQLFCKKDYWAKFGELCHGCNDPINTGLIMVAGEQKYHPECFTCLNCRAFIGDGDTYALVERSKLYCGHCYYQTIVTPVSLPDSPCSRIPHTVTLVSIPGSAEGNNGRRGRGFSVAIDQPLSPTNGYSPEHGHTVRVSQVDADCISPDVKNSIHVGDRILEINGTPIHNVPLDEIDLLIQETSRLLQLTIEHDPHSQGQEAGSSEAEEQVDGPLSTPLSEGPSPILPITQPPNPNISSLRSRIITRSYSIDKSPGSSNAASPNSQRKDINRSESLRVVSNQTHRIFRPSDLIHGEVLGKGCFGQAIKVTHKETGEVMVMKELIRFDDETQRTFLKEVKVMRCLDHPNVLKFIGVLYKDKRLNFIAEYIKGGTLREIIKKMDSNYPWNQRVSFAKDIAAGMTYLHSMNIIHRDLNSHNCLVRENNTVVVADFGLSRLMVDDKHEEKLSQGKLPGLKRPDRRKRYTVVGNPYWMAPEMIHGKSYDERVDIFSFGIMLCEIIGRVNADPDYLPRAMDFGLNVSGFLEHYCPPNCPPAFFPMAAVCCDLDADKRPAFSKLDEWLENLKMHLDIGLPLVSEVDQLHKAFWENHSSTRPENGLHTHPEQPE
- the limk1a gene encoding LIM domain kinase 1a isoform X2; this encodes MSLSSRCQNNSSAPTRDMSANNQPSKKQHRKCCECSSSLSHWYYEKDGQLFCKKDYWAKFGELCHGCNDPINTGLIMVAGEQKYHPECFTCLNCRAFIGDGDTYALVERSKLYCGHCYYQTIVTPVSLPDSPCSRIPHTVTLVSIPGSAEGNNGRRGRGFSVAIDQPLSPTNGYSPEHGHTVRVSQVDADCISPDVKNSIHVGDRILEINGTPIHNVPLDEIDLLIQETSRLLQLTIEHDPHSQGQEAGSSEAEEQVDGPLSTPLSEGPSPILPITQPPNPNISSLRSRIITRSYSIDKSPGSSNAASPNSQRKDINRSESLRVVSNQTHRIFRPSDLIHGEVLGKGCFGQAIKVTHKETGEVMVMKELIRFDDETQRTFLKEVKVMRCLDHPNVLKFIGVLYKDKRLNFIAEYIKGGTLREIIKKMDSNYPWNQRVSFAKDIAAGMTYLHSMNIIHRDLNSHNCLVRENNTVVVADFGLSRLMVDDKHEEKLSQGKLPGLKRPDRRKRYTVVGNPYWMAPEMIHGKSYDERVDIFSFGIMLCEIIGRVNADPDYLPRAMDFGLNVSGFLEHYCPPNCPPAFFPMAAVCCDLDADKRPAFSKLDEWLENLKMHLDIGLPLVSEVDQLHKAFWENHSSTRPENGLHTHPEQPE